The following is a genomic window from Candidatus Obscuribacter sp..
CTGGTTGTCCGAACCATGCGCCATTTTATGGACCTAAAGAAAATAAATTAGTAAGTAAGGTTATGATATTGGCGACGGGGTGAAAGAGTTGTGAAAAGCAAAGTCGATCCACCGTCAATTGATTGGGTTTGCCAATGAACGAAAAACAATTCAACGCCTTTTGCAAAAAGCTGCCTGCCACCACTTATGTCAAACAATGGGGCGAATCGCATGTCTGGAAGGTCGGAGGCAAGGTCTTTGCCATAGGCGGCTGGAAAGACAGTGACGAGGACGAGTTTGCCATTAGCTTTAAAGTCTCGGACATGAATTTTGAGATTTTGCAGGACAGACCTGGATTGCGTGGCGCGCCCTATCTTGCCTCGCGTGGACTCAAATGGATACAGCACTATGGCAAGCCTGGTCTCAGTGACGACGGGCTCAAGGATTGCATTAAGCGCTCATACGAGATGATTGCCAGAGCGCTGTCAAAAAAGAAACAGTTGGAGCTAGGCATTAAGCTGGATGCTGATTAGCGTTAGAGGTGGTAGTTACCGCCGTGTTATT
Proteins encoded in this region:
- a CDS encoding MmcQ/YjbR family DNA-binding protein translates to MNEKQFNAFCKKLPATTYVKQWGESHVWKVGGKVFAIGGWKDSDEDEFAISFKVSDMNFEILQDRPGLRGAPYLASRGLKWIQHYGKPGLSDDGLKDCIKRSYEMIARALSKKKQLELGIKLDAD